The proteins below are encoded in one region of Pseudonocardia sp. DSM 110487:
- a CDS encoding carbohydrate ABC transporter permease: MSTGTGLGPVPTAPRRDSGSPDRPRRGSGNRTLASSDARAGLALISPTLVIVLAMVVVPIIWTVLLAFQRLRLLNLRSSGLFGEFTLGNFDNVFSAPTFWSALATTLTYSVLGTAGAIGLGLVAALALRRPFRGRGFVRAVMLLPYVAPIVAATFAWSTMLNPQFGVANFWGTRLLGWDEPIAFLSQRSSEISLFGLSIGVPTALLTVIAFEAWRSFPFAFLFLTARLQAVPATLEEAATVDGATLTQRFRYVVLPQLLPTIAVLAVLRFIWTFNNFDDIYLLTGGGAGTEVVAVSVFNALTARGDIGGAAAQALVLAAILAVLIGLYLWRFAPREERS, encoded by the coding sequence GTGAGCACGGGAACTGGCCTGGGGCCGGTGCCGACCGCCCCCAGGCGCGATTCCGGCAGCCCTGACCGGCCCCGGCGCGGGTCGGGGAACCGCACACTCGCCAGCTCGGACGCACGGGCCGGGCTGGCGCTGATCTCCCCGACGCTGGTCATCGTCCTCGCGATGGTCGTCGTCCCGATCATCTGGACGGTGCTGCTGGCGTTCCAGCGGCTGCGCCTGCTCAACCTGCGCAGCTCGGGCCTGTTCGGCGAGTTCACGCTCGGCAACTTCGACAACGTGTTCAGCGCGCCCACGTTCTGGAGCGCGCTGGCCACCACCCTCACGTACTCCGTGCTGGGTACGGCGGGAGCTATCGGGCTCGGCCTGGTGGCCGCGCTCGCCCTGCGCAGGCCGTTCCGCGGACGCGGGTTCGTGCGGGCGGTGATGCTGCTGCCGTACGTTGCGCCGATCGTCGCGGCGACGTTCGCGTGGTCCACGATGCTCAACCCGCAGTTCGGCGTCGCGAACTTCTGGGGCACCCGGCTGCTGGGCTGGGACGAGCCGATCGCGTTCCTGTCCCAGCGCAGCAGCGAGATCTCGCTGTTCGGGCTGTCGATCGGGGTGCCGACCGCGCTGCTCACCGTGATCGCCTTCGAGGCGTGGCGGTCGTTCCCGTTCGCGTTCCTGTTCCTGACTGCGCGGCTGCAGGCGGTGCCTGCCACGCTCGAGGAGGCCGCCACCGTGGACGGCGCCACGCTCACCCAGCGCTTCCGCTATGTCGTGCTCCCGCAGCTCCTGCCGACGATCGCCGTGCTCGCGGTGCTGCGCTTCATCTGGACCTTCAACAACTTCGACGACATCTACCTGCTCACCGGCGGGGGCGCAGGCACCGAGGTGGTGGCGGTCTCGGTGTTCAACGCCCTCACCGCCCGCGGGGATATCGGCGGTGCGGCGGCCCAGGCGCTCGTGCTCGCCGCGATCCTCGCCGTCCTCATCGGCCTCTACCTGTGGCGATTCGCGCCGCGCGAGGAGCGATCCTGA
- a CDS encoding carbohydrate ABC transporter permease: MATVTETAAPAAIRRSWSRDSVETRVFGVLRIVTIVLLLIITIFPFYYMGLLSLRPLDRVLQDPGALWVPPSEVSLGSYGSVVAPPSAGGQGFLIFMANSALVAFGTVALTLLVALPGAYAVSRLEFFGRRQISVLFLAVYLFPPILLAVPLFVFFTRIGLRGTLIGLLIVYISQVVAVSIYMLRNYFDTVPVSLEEAAAIDGCSRLGVMWRISLPLAMPAIIANALFIFMIAWNEFLFALLFLIEERERWTVSLGLSQLAGSIEIPTTVLMAGSVIVTIPIIVVFFASERLLTEGLTAGAEKG, from the coding sequence ATGGCGACGGTCACCGAAACCGCGGCTCCCGCCGCGATCCGCCGGAGTTGGAGCCGCGACAGCGTCGAAACCCGGGTGTTCGGGGTGCTGCGGATCGTGACGATCGTCCTGCTCCTGATCATCACGATCTTCCCGTTCTACTACATGGGCCTGCTGTCGCTGCGCCCCCTCGACCGGGTGCTGCAGGATCCTGGGGCGCTCTGGGTGCCGCCGTCCGAGGTGAGCCTCGGCAGCTACGGAAGCGTGGTCGCCCCGCCGAGTGCGGGCGGTCAGGGATTCCTGATCTTCATGGCCAACAGCGCGCTCGTCGCGTTCGGCACGGTGGCGCTCACCCTCCTGGTCGCGCTGCCCGGCGCCTACGCCGTGAGCCGCCTGGAGTTCTTCGGCCGCAGGCAGATCAGCGTGCTGTTCCTGGCCGTCTACCTGTTCCCGCCGATCCTGCTCGCCGTCCCGCTGTTCGTGTTCTTCACCCGGATCGGGCTGCGCGGCACGCTCATCGGGCTGTTGATCGTCTACATCTCGCAGGTAGTCGCGGTGTCGATCTACATGCTGCGCAACTACTTCGACACCGTCCCGGTGAGCCTCGAGGAGGCGGCCGCGATCGACGGGTGCTCGCGGCTGGGCGTCATGTGGCGGATCAGCCTGCCGTTGGCCATGCCGGCGATCATCGCGAACGCCCTGTTCATCTTCATGATCGCGTGGAACGAGTTCCTGTTCGCGCTGCTCTTCCTCATCGAGGAGCGGGAGCGCTGGACCGTGTCGCTCGGTCTGTCCCAGTTGGCCGGCAGCATCGAGATCCCGACCACCGTGCTGATGGCGGGCTCGGTCATCGTGACGATCCCGATCATCGTCGTGTTCTTCGCGAGCGAGAGACTGCTCACCGAAGGGCTCACGGCGGGAGCCGAGAAGGGCTGA